In the genome of Myxococcus stipitatus, one region contains:
- a CDS encoding phospholipase D-like domain-containing protein has translation MRTDAVPPPSPPVPAVASPGLNRPRETEDCTLLNGGTEAFPRMLEALSFARERIHLEVYTFEREGVGARFVDALVAAAKRGVSVKVVVDGWGSIGHSAALTQTLRAAGAKVRVYNPLTSLLLGRAWRNHRKILLVDDTVAFLGGINIGDAYAAQGDVPGWADLAVELRGDICRQLGAKLTAGAAELKSGAVSLFLSGFSGGHRLRKRYLSAIHGAKHTVTLAHAYFLPDTHFVKALTRAARRGVKVSLLLAGRSDVVFARAATMRLYNTFLHAGVSIHEWTDSTLHAKAAVVDGQTLLVGSFNLDPLSLVNLETLVEVQEPHVAEQAVLWLDRHISHSRQVLGEHCTRSPFQRWMLDIVGLAMARFAERFASFMGRRRKR, from the coding sequence ATGCGCACCGATGCCGTCCCGCCTCCGTCGCCGCCCGTGCCCGCCGTCGCCTCTCCGGGCCTGAACCGGCCGAGGGAGACGGAGGACTGCACGCTGCTCAATGGCGGCACGGAGGCGTTCCCCCGCATGCTGGAGGCGCTCTCCTTCGCCCGGGAGCGAATCCACCTGGAGGTCTACACCTTCGAGCGCGAGGGCGTGGGCGCGCGCTTCGTCGACGCGCTGGTGGCCGCGGCGAAGCGAGGCGTGTCGGTGAAGGTGGTGGTGGATGGCTGGGGCAGCATCGGCCACAGCGCCGCGCTGACGCAGACGCTGCGGGCCGCGGGCGCGAAGGTGCGCGTGTACAACCCGCTCACCTCGCTGCTTCTGGGCCGCGCGTGGCGCAACCACCGCAAGATTCTGCTCGTCGACGACACGGTGGCGTTCCTGGGCGGCATCAACATCGGGGATGCGTACGCGGCGCAGGGGGACGTGCCCGGGTGGGCGGACCTGGCGGTGGAGCTGCGGGGTGACATCTGCCGGCAACTGGGCGCGAAGCTGACGGCGGGCGCGGCGGAGCTGAAGTCGGGCGCGGTGAGCCTGTTCCTGTCCGGCTTCAGCGGCGGCCACCGGCTGCGCAAGCGCTACCTGTCCGCCATCCACGGCGCGAAGCACACGGTGACGCTCGCCCACGCGTACTTCCTGCCGGACACCCATTTCGTGAAGGCGCTGACGCGCGCGGCGCGCCGGGGCGTGAAGGTGTCGCTCCTGCTCGCGGGCCGCAGCGACGTGGTGTTCGCCCGCGCCGCGACGATGCGGCTGTACAACACCTTCCTCCACGCGGGGGTGAGCATCCACGAGTGGACGGACTCCACGCTGCACGCCAAGGCGGCGGTGGTGGACGGGCAGACGCTGCTGGTGGGCAGCTTCAACCTGGACCCGCTCTCGCTGGTGAACCTGGAGACGCTGGTGGAGGTCCAGGAGCCGCACGTCGCCGAGCAGGCCGTCCTCTGGCTGGACAGGCACATCTCCCACTCCCGCCAGGTGCTGGGCGAGCACTGCACGCGCTCCCCCTTCCAGCGGTGGATGCTGGATATCGTCGGGCTGGCGATGGCCCGCTTCGCCGAGCGCTTCGCGAGCTTCATGGGCCGGCGCCGCAAACGTTGA